Proteins co-encoded in one Aspergillus fumigatus Af293 chromosome 6, whole genome shotgun sequence genomic window:
- the tom40 gene encoding TOM complex pore protein TOM40, with the protein MADFLALPSFLVENSAAVALKDAYNSFSERRAALGLSNPGTVDNIAREVQKEVLLSNFMFSGLRADLTKVFGMSPLFRVSHAFSMGGSGNLPPYAFSAMYGTPKVFMQGNFGSDGALAAVFNYRWNPKLVTKTNTQIMAGASQGLLQIDNDYTGDDFSASIKAFNPSCLDGGLTGIFVGSYLQSITPSLALGFEAIWQRQAMNTRPETALSYCARYKANDWIASAQLQAQGVFTASYWRKLSERVEAGVDMNLQFAPNAAAALMGGPSRDGTTSIGAKYDFRASTFRAQVDSAGKVSCLLEKRIAMPISLTFAGEIDQAKQSAKLGLAVSLEIAGEELMEQQEKIEAQGMIPPPF; encoded by the exons ATGGCCGATTTTTTAGcccttccttctttccttgTGGAGAATTCCGCTGCCGTCGCCCTCAAAGACGCATACAACTCGTTCTCCGAGCGAAGGGCGGCCCTCGGCCTGTCCAACCCAGGAACTGTGGATAATATTGCCAGGGAAGTGCAGAAGGAGGTCCTGCTGTCTAACTTTATGTTCAGCGGTCTCCGTGCAGACTTGACAAAGGTTTTCGGCATGTCTCCCCTGTTCCGTGTCTCGCACGCCTTCTCCATGGGCGGGTCTGGCAACCTGCCTCCATATGCCTTCTCGGCCATGTACGGAACTCCTAAG GTTTTTATGCAAGGTAACTTCGGAAGCGACGGCGCTCTCGCCGCTGTTTTCAACTACCGATGGAATCCCAAGCTGGTCACCAAGACCAACACTCAGATCATGGCCGGTGCTAGCCAGGGCCTCCTGCAAATTGATAATGACTATACCGGTGATGACTTCTCCGCATCTATCAAGGCCTTCAACCCATCCTGTCTGGACGGTGGCCTTACTGGAATCTTTGTCGGAAGCTATCTTCAGTCCATCACTCCcagccttgcccttggatTCGAAGCGATTTGGCAGCGTCAAGCTATGAACACCCGCCCAGAGACTGCCCTTTCGTACTGTGCGAGATACAAGGCAAACGACTGGATTGCCAGTGCTCAGCTGCAGGCTCAGGGCGTTTTCACTGCCTCCTATTGGAGAAAGCTCTCTGAACGTGTTGAGGCTGGTGTTGACATGAACCTTCAGTTTGCTCCTAATGCAGCCGCTGCTTTGATGGGCGGCCCTAGCAGAGACGGGACCACCTCTATTGGAGCCAAGTACGACTTCCGGGCTTCGACATTCCGTGCCCAGGTTGACAGCGCTGGTAAGGTCAGCTGCTTGCTGGAGAAGCGGATAGCCATGCCCATCTCTCTTACTTTTGCTGGCGAAATTGACCAGGCTAAG CAATCGGCTaagcttggccttgctgtGTCCCTCGAGATCGCTGGCGAGGAATTGATGGAACagcaggagaagatcgaggcTCAGGGCATGATCCCTCCTCCTTTCTAA